In Opitutaceae bacterium TAV5, one genomic interval encodes:
- a CDS encoding N-terminal cleavage protein gives MHPEPLVTSPMTASCIVRRPASATSGGFTLIELLTVIAIIGILSAIIIPTVGKVRETARLAQCKSNLRTLQQGVILYANDNKGNYPYGDSAIPGMAVSSNIHWQRKISPYVSGPSPVDWYTSLPIPGVYLCPSDTRPYPNKVSPPDSRGGMSYGVNHKLAPGMNANAITNINTLINNPVSLFDAIAPTGSGNNHLINIPDSTEKDAFERRHNGKYNYARMDGSLQTFQGEIPSDSSRPDLWLVNK, from the coding sequence ATGCACCCCGAGCCTCTCGTCACCTCTCCGATGACCGCATCCTGCATTGTCCGCCGTCCGGCGTCCGCAACGTCTGGCGGCTTCACGCTCATCGAACTGCTTACCGTCATCGCCATCATCGGCATCCTCTCGGCGATCATCATCCCGACCGTCGGCAAGGTGCGGGAGACCGCGCGTCTGGCGCAATGCAAGTCCAACCTGCGGACGTTGCAGCAGGGAGTCATTCTTTATGCCAACGACAACAAGGGAAACTACCCCTACGGGGACAGTGCGATTCCCGGGATGGCAGTCAGTTCCAACATTCATTGGCAGCGGAAGATTTCGCCCTACGTGAGTGGACCCTCACCCGTGGACTGGTACACCAGTCTGCCGATTCCCGGTGTTTATCTGTGTCCGTCGGATACGAGGCCATATCCCAACAAGGTGAGCCCTCCCGACTCACGAGGTGGAATGAGTTACGGCGTCAATCACAAGCTGGCTCCCGGCATGAATGCCAATGCCATCACGAACATCAACACGTTGATCAATAATCCCGTTTCCCTTTTTGACGCCATTGCTCCGACTGGAAGTGGCAATAACCATCTGATTAATATCCCGGACAGCACGGAGAAAGATGCCTTCGAAAGGCGTCACAACGGAAAATACAACTACGCCAGAATGGATGGTTCCCTGCAAACATTTCAGGGGGAAATCCCATCCGACTCGAGCCGGCCTGACCTGTGGCTGGTCAACAAGTAG